GGTCTAGGACAAGCCGACGCCGTCGGTGAAGTCAAACGGCGTTTCGAAGCGTCAGCCGCCGACGTGACCCATCAGGGCGCGGAACTCGCGCGCGGCTGCGGAGGGGGGGAGGGACATGCGTCCGTGATAGCCGACGTCGCCGCCGCCCGGCCAGCCGTCGCTCATGGAGCGGATCTCCTCCAGCACGGCGGGGAAGACGGCGCGATCGATGCCGACGGCGGCGCACAGCAGGAACAGCGCATCCGGGCTGGGTCGGACGATCGCGGCCCGGACCTGGTCAAGGGTGAAGCCCCCGAGCGCGGTCACGCCGTGCTCGAACAGGCTGAGGCGTTTTTCACGGATCGCACGGATCAGAAAACCGGCCCGCAGTTGTCCGGCGCTCTGCAGCTTGGCGACCAGCCGACGCTCCATCTCCTCCTTGTCGATGATGGAGACCGCCTCTTCGATCCCCTTCGGTTCGGCCAGCGGGGGACGGGTGACGGCGTCGATCGCGACGGCGAGCTTGCTCTCGTCCACTCTGAACCGTTCGCCGATCGCCTCGCGCAGGGCCTGACCGACCCATTGATAGAGCTGTGTCGCCAGGGCGTCGTTCAGGCGCGGGTGACGCGTCAGGGGCGCGCGCAGGGCGGCGATGCGGCGAGAGTGTTCCACCAGGCGACCCAGGGCATCCTCGCTGACCTGGGCGGTCCGGTTGGCGGCCAAGGCCGTCAGGGTGGCCGGGTCGCCCCGGTCGATGATGGCGTCGGCGACGCTGCCGCTGATGTGCGGCCGGCGAGCCACCTCGATCTGGTGCTCGATGGTCGCTTCGACCAGGACGCGCAGCAGATCGTGATCGTTCAGCAGCGGACTGGCGGCGATGACGGGGCGGGCGATCTCGATCTCGTCCAGCGCCAGCATCGCGATCAGGGCCGGCGGGGCCCACTCCGCCGAAGCCAGGCTTTCGGACAGGGCCTTGCGGATATCGCGCTCGGCCTGGCGGGCGATGATCATGAAGATGTCGCCGAGCAGGGGGGAGGCTTCGGCTCCCGGAGGCGTCGCATCGCACAGGGCGGCGATCCCGAGGAGCAGCCGGCGACGGTCATCCGTGGTCTTGCCGCGGGCGAGTTCCAGCAGTCGCGATGCGGACGTCAAAGCCTCGGCGTCGGAAGGCTGGGACGTCTGCAGGCGGATGACAGCGGTCACGGGGGGCTCCGGTCGGAAGGCATCCGAACACGGCACAGCTTGGCCGCAGGTCGTGAAAACTTGGTTAATCAAGCCTGAACGCGGTCCGGCTTGACCGCATCACGGGTTGGCGCGAGGGTCCCGGCCGACGTTCGTTAACGCCGATCAGGAGTGAACCATGGCCGACGGTGCCGCCCAGAGCCTGAAGTCGCGTGTTTCGGCCGAAGAATGGCAGGCGCGCGTCGATCTGGCCGCCCTGTATCGCCTCGTCGCCCTGCACGGCTGGGACGATATGATCTTCACCCACATCTCCGCCCGCGTCCCGGGGCCGGAGCACCATTTCCTGATCAATCCGTACGGGCTCTACTTCGAGGAGATCACGGCCTCGTCGCTGGTGAAGGTCGATCTGGACGGCAATATCGTCCAGGAGACCCAGAGCTTCATCAATCCGGCCGGATTTACGATCCATTCGGCGGTCCATGCCGCCCGCGAGGACGCACACTACGTCATCCATCTGCACACCGTGGCGGGCGTGGGCGTGGCGGCGCAGGCGGAGGGCCTGCTGCCGATCGGCCAGAACGCCTGCCTGCTGCAGCATCAGGTCGCGTACCACGGCTACGAGGGCCTTGCGCTGAACCATGACGAGCGCGAACGGCTGGTGGCGGACCTTGGGGACAAGCCGCTGATGCTGTTGCGCAACCACGGGACGCTCGCGGTCGGCCAGACGGCGGCGGCGGCCTGGGTCGGGATGTTCTTCCTGGAGCGGGCCTGTGCCCAGCAGATCGCCGCCCTGTCGGGTGGGCGCGAGCATGTCCTGATGGCCCCCGACGCCGCCCAGGCCGAGACGAAGGAACAGGGCAAGGGCATTGGCTTCATCTCCAGCCTGGCCTGGCCGGGCGCGCTGCGGCTGCTGGAGCGGAAATCGCCCGGCTACGACGCCTGATGCTGGGCCGCTGCCTTGCGGGCGTTGTGCTCGCGGCAGCGGCGTCGTCGGTCGAGGCCGGGGCCTGGACCCAGAAGAAGGGCCGGGCGCAGGTCATCCTGAAGGCCGAGGTGATGCGGGCGAGGGACGGCTACGATTCCTCGGGCCGGACTGTGCCGATGCCCGCGGCGCGCGAGGATCGGGCCATCGGGGTCTTCGCCGAGTACGGCGTGACAGACCGGGTGACGCTGCAGTTCAAGGGTGACTGGCAGTCGGGCGAGGATGCCTTCGTCGACTATCAGGGCCGGGGTCCGGCCGAGATCGGGCTGACCTGGCAGGCCTGGCGCGACGACCGGACGGCCGTCAGCCTGTATGCCGGCTATGCGATCGCGGGCGAGGGGCGGAACGCCGGTTACGCCGCGCCGGGCGTCGGTGACCAGGATTGGGAAGTGAGGGCATCGGTCGGCCGGTCGTTTGGCGACGGCCAGGGCTGGGCGGGCCGTCTGATCCCCGGACAGGCCTTCGTCGAGGTCCAGGCGGCGCGGCGGATGCGCGACGGGCTGCCCGACGAGACGCGCGCGGATTTCACGGTCGGCAGCCGGTTCGGGCAGGGCTGGATGGTTCTGGGCCAGGCGTTCGGAGGCGTCACCGACGACGCGGGCGCGCGCTGGCTGTCGGTCGAGACGTCGGTCGTGCGTGACCTTGGATCCTGGAGCCTGCAGGCGGGCTGGCGGCGGACGGTGGCAGGGCGCGAGACGCCCCTGGCCGAGGGTCCCGTGGTTGCGATCTGGCGGCGGTTCTGACACCCGGGCACCCGTGGTGGAATGCCGCGACGGAAACCGGAACGGCTCACGTTACAAACTCTTTAAGTTGCCTCGTGAAGCGGAACGGCTATGCCGTCCGACGTGAATTCTGGAGTCGGTGCCCGCGTGATCAAACGTCATTTCTTCCTCGTCGCCGCGGCGGTGGTCCTGGGTCTCATGATCGTGGCCGCCGTGATGCGCGTGGCGTTTGCCGGCGACGAAGCGGGCGCGGGCGGCCCCGGTGGGGGCCGTGGCGGCGGTCGCGGGCAGGCCGTCGAGGCGGCTGTGGTCGTGCAGCGCCCCTTCAGCGACCAGATCAACGTGCTGGGCGTCGCGCGCGGTCAGCGCTCGGTCAACATCACCTCCAGCACCAGCCAGCTGATCACGCGCGTCTTGTTCCGGGACGGCCAGCGGGTCGCGGCCGGCACGCCGCTCGTCCAGTTGCAGGCCGGCGAGGAAGAGGCCGGCATCATCGAGGCGCGGGCCCGGGTCGGGCTGGCCGAGACGCAGTACGAACGCTACGCCGCGCTGGGCGAGCAGGGCTATGCTCCCCGGATGATGGTCGAGCAATACCGGGCCGAGCTGGCCACCGCCCGTGCCACGTTGCAGGCCGCGCTGGCGCGCCAGGGCGACCTTTCCATCCGCGCGCCCTTCGCCGGCACCCTTGGATTGTCCACGGTCACCGCAGGCACCCTGATCAGCCCCGGCGCGGTCATCACCACGCTGGACGACACCTCGGTGATCCGCGTCGATTTCCCGGTGCCGGAACGCTACCTCGGCGTGCTGCGGTCGGGGCTTTCGATCACGGCCACCGCGGACGCCTATGGCAACGAACAGTTCTCCGGGCGGATCGCGCTGGTGGATACCCGCATCAACGAGACGACCCGCGCGGTGACGGCGCGCGCCGAGTTCCCCAATCCGGGCGGACGCATCCGGCCGGGCATGCTGATGCGGGTGGCCATCCAGCAGGGCCAGCGCCAGACGCCCGCCGTGCCTGAAGCGGCCGTGCAGTATGAGGGCGACGGAGCCTTCGTGTATCGCATCGCGGCCGGCGAGCGGGGCTCCACGGCCCAGCGCGTCGAGGTCGAGACCGGGGCGGTCGAGGGCGGCTACGTCGAGATCGTATCGGGCCTGAACGCCAACGACCGGGTCGTCGCCGGCGGCCTGAACCGCATCCAGCCCAATGCGCCGGTGACGGTGGGTGGGGCCGGAGGCGCACAGCGGGCCGGAGCGACGGCACCGACTGGCGCGGCCGCTCGGAACGCCGCCGCTCAGCCGCAGGCGGCCGCGCGATGATGCTGTCCGACGTTTCCGTCCGGCGGCCGGTGTTGGCGGCCGTGGCCGCCATCGTGCTGTGCGTGATCGGGGCCGCTGCCTTCTTCTTCCTGCCGGTGCGCGAACTGCCGGACGTCGATCCGCCGATCGTGTCGGTCTCCACCAGCTATGCCGGGGCCTCGGCCGAGGTCATCGAGAACCGGATTACCGAGCCGATCGAGCAGCAGGTCGCCGGGATCCAGGGTGTCGAGCGGATCACCTCGTCCAGCCGGGACGGGCGCTCGAACGTCACCATCGAATTCGCCCTGGATCGCGACATCGACGTCGCGGCCTCCGACGTGCGCGACCGGGTCAGCCGGGTGCAGGGGCGCCTGCCCGACCAGGCCCAGCCGCCGGAAGTCTCCAAGGCGGACTCCGACAGCCAGCCGATCATGATCCTGTTCCTGCGGTCGTCGTCGATGAACCGGCTGGAGCTGACCGACTATGCCGACCGCTATCTGCTGGACCGGCTGGCGACCGTGCCGGGCGTGGCCCAAGCCCAGATCTATGGCGAGCAGCGCTATGCCATGCGCATCTGGCTGGACGCCGACGCCATGGGCGCGCGCGGCCTGACCGTCTCCGACGTCGAACAATCCCTGAGTAGCCAGAACGTCGAACTGCCGGCCGGTGCGCTGGAGTCGACCGACAAGGACTACACCGTCCGCGTGGCCCGGACCTATGCGCGGGCCCAGGACTTCGCCCAGCTGCCGATCGGCACGACCGGGTCCGCCTCCATCGGCTCGGCGGGAGCCTCCGGCGCGGTCTCCACCGGGTCGATTCCGAACGGATCGGGGGCCAGCGGCGCGCTGCAGCCGCGGGCCAGCTATGTGACCCGCCTGGGCGACATCGCCCGGGTCGAGGAGGCTCCGGCGGAAGCGCGTCGCCTGTTCCGGGGTAACGGCCTGGATCAGATCGGTCTGGCCGTGACGCGTCAGGCCCAGTCGAACGATCTGGAAATCTCCAAGGGCGTCGAGGCCCTGGTGGAGGAAATCCGGCCCAGCCTGCCCGACGACACCGAACTGGTCGTGGGCTCCGACAACTCGGTCTTCACCTCGCACGCCATCGACGAGGTCTGGATCACCATCGGGATTTCCATGGCGCTGGTCGCCCTGGTGAACTTCATCTTCCTGGGCAGCCTCCGGGCAGCGCTGATCCCGTCCATCGTGGCCCCGATCTGCCTGCTGTCGACCTTCATCGTCCTGGCGCCGCTGGGCTTCTCGCTGAACCTGCTGACCCTGCTGGCCCTCGTGCTCGCGATCGGTCTGGTGGTCGATGACGCCATCGTGGTGGTCGAGAACATCCAGCGCCGGCTGGACCACGGCGAGCCGCCGCTGGTGGCCGCAGAGCGCGGAACGCGTCAGGTCTTCTTCGCCGTCATCGCCACCACCATCACCCTGCTGTCGGTGTTCGCCCCGCTTCTGTTCCTTCCGGGATACGTCGGGCGGCTGTTCGTGGAGCTGGCGGCTGCGATCGCGGCGGCCGTGGCCTTCTCCGCCTTCCTCGCGCTCAGCCTGTCGCCGATGCTGGCCTCCAAGATCCTGCGGCCCGCCGCCGGATCCGGCTGGGTGGCGCGCAAAGTCGACTGGGCCATGGACGGCCTGAAGAACTCCTATGCGGACTCGCTGAAGATGCTGGTCGGCAAGCGGATCGCCGTCATCGGCGTGTCGCTGCTGATCGTGCTGGTCGGGGCAAGTGCGGCGACCATGTTCGTGACCCTGCCGGACGAGCTGGTGCCGCCGGAGGATCGCGGCCGGGTTCAGGTCCGGGTGCAGGGTCCTGAGGGGGCCGGCTTCGACTACACCCGCAAGATCATGCTGGGCCTCGAGCCCATCCTGGCCGAGTACAAGGCCAACGGCGAGGTCGAGAGCTATCTGATCTCCTCGCCCGGCTTCGGCGGTGGCAGCTTCAACTCCGGCAACGCCTCGCTGATCCTGAAGGACTGGTCCGAGCGGGACCGGTCGGCGGACGAGATCGCCCAGGAACTGAACGGCAAGCTGCGCGGCCAGACCGGCGCGCAGGTCAATGCGTCGGTTCCGGGAGCCTTCCAGCGGGGAGGCGGCGGCGGCAACTCGATCGAGATGATCGTGACCGGATCCGAGTACGCCGAGATCTACAACTGGCTGCAGCCCGTCCTGGCGGCGGCGCAGGAAAACCCGGGTTTTTCGCGTCCACGCCTGAACTATGAGCCCAACGCACCGCGCGTACTGGTCGAGGTCGATCCCGAGAAGGCCGCAGCGCTGGGCGTCTCGTCCCAGGAGATCGGCCGGACCCTGGAGACCATGTTCGGCTCCCGGCTGGCCACGACCTATATCCGGGGCGGGCAGGAGTACGACGTGATCCTGCAGACGGATCGCGAGGACCGTTCGTCGCTGGCCGATCTGGAAACCCTGTATGTCGGAGCCGGGTCGGGTGCCCTGGTGCCCCTGTCGT
This DNA window, taken from Brevundimonas subvibrioides ATCC 15264, encodes the following:
- a CDS encoding efflux RND transporter permease subunit, coding for MLSDVSVRRPVLAAVAAIVLCVIGAAAFFFLPVRELPDVDPPIVSVSTSYAGASAEVIENRITEPIEQQVAGIQGVERITSSSRDGRSNVTIEFALDRDIDVAASDVRDRVSRVQGRLPDQAQPPEVSKADSDSQPIMILFLRSSSMNRLELTDYADRYLLDRLATVPGVAQAQIYGEQRYAMRIWLDADAMGARGLTVSDVEQSLSSQNVELPAGALESTDKDYTVRVARTYARAQDFAQLPIGTTGSASIGSAGASGAVSTGSIPNGSGASGALQPRASYVTRLGDIARVEEAPAEARRLFRGNGLDQIGLAVTRQAQSNDLEISKGVEALVEEIRPSLPDDTELVVGSDNSVFTSHAIDEVWITIGISMALVALVNFIFLGSLRAALIPSIVAPICLLSTFIVLAPLGFSLNLLTLLALVLAIGLVVDDAIVVVENIQRRLDHGEPPLVAAERGTRQVFFAVIATTITLLSVFAPLLFLPGYVGRLFVELAAAIAAAVAFSAFLALSLSPMLASKILRPAAGSGWVARKVDWAMDGLKNSYADSLKMLVGKRIAVIGVSLLIVLVGASAATMFVTLPDELVPPEDRGRVQVRVQGPEGAGFDYTRKIMLGLEPILAEYKANGEVESYLISSPGFGGGSFNSGNASLILKDWSERDRSADEIAQELNGKLRGQTGAQVNASVPGAFQRGGGGGNSIEMIVTGSEYAEIYNWLQPVLAAAQENPGFSRPRLNYEPNAPRVLVEVDPEKAAALGVSSQEIGRTLETMFGSRLATTYIRGGQEYDVILQTDREDRSSLADLETLYVGAGSGALVPLSSVVTTKTSGDTPDRRRLDRQRAITLSADLNPGTTIADAVAFMDTQIAEQPRGVVNIQYGGAARDQQEAGGAVAWAFALALLLVFLVLAAQFESWITPAVIMLTVPLAAAGGLFGLFMAGSSLNIYSQIGLIILIGIAAKNGILIVEFANQLRDQGRSITEAIIESSSLRLRPIIMTSIATAFGALPLALWQGAGEGSRQTIGVVIFTGAMFSTLLTLFVVPVIYGALARFTKSPEYTARKIEEWEAQEATANDPVPAAAE
- a CDS encoding efflux RND transporter periplasmic adaptor subunit, producing the protein MIKRHFFLVAAAVVLGLMIVAAVMRVAFAGDEAGAGGPGGGRGGGRGQAVEAAVVVQRPFSDQINVLGVARGQRSVNITSSTSQLITRVLFRDGQRVAAGTPLVQLQAGEEEAGIIEARARVGLAETQYERYAALGEQGYAPRMMVEQYRAELATARATLQAALARQGDLSIRAPFAGTLGLSTVTAGTLISPGAVITTLDDTSVIRVDFPVPERYLGVLRSGLSITATADAYGNEQFSGRIALVDTRINETTRAVTARAEFPNPGGRIRPGMLMRVAIQQGQRQTPAVPEAAVQYEGDGAFVYRIAAGERGSTAQRVEVETGAVEGGYVEIVSGLNANDRVVAGGLNRIQPNAPVTVGGAGGAQRAGATAPTGAAARNAAAQPQAAAR
- a CDS encoding class II aldolase/adducin family protein, producing MADGAAQSLKSRVSAEEWQARVDLAALYRLVALHGWDDMIFTHISARVPGPEHHFLINPYGLYFEEITASSLVKVDLDGNIVQETQSFINPAGFTIHSAVHAAREDAHYVIHLHTVAGVGVAAQAEGLLPIGQNACLLQHQVAYHGYEGLALNHDERERLVADLGDKPLMLLRNHGTLAVGQTAAAAWVGMFFLERACAQQIAALSGGREHVLMAPDAAQAETKEQGKGIGFISSLAWPGALRLLERKSPGYDA
- a CDS encoding DUF2336 domain-containing protein encodes the protein MTAVIRLQTSQPSDAEALTSASRLLELARGKTTDDRRRLLLGIAALCDATPPGAEASPLLGDIFMIIARQAERDIRKALSESLASAEWAPPALIAMLALDEIEIARPVIAASPLLNDHDLLRVLVEATIEHQIEVARRPHISGSVADAIIDRGDPATLTALAANRTAQVSEDALGRLVEHSRRIAALRAPLTRHPRLNDALATQLYQWVGQALREAIGERFRVDESKLAVAIDAVTRPPLAEPKGIEEAVSIIDKEEMERRLVAKLQSAGQLRAGFLIRAIREKRLSLFEHGVTALGGFTLDQVRAAIVRPSPDALFLLCAAVGIDRAVFPAVLEEIRSMSDGWPGGGDVGYHGRMSLPPSAAAREFRALMGHVGG